The genomic stretch CGGGGCCACCGGGCACTTGATCGGCATCTCGGTCAGGTGGACGACCAGCTTGCCGCCCTCCCAGGTCTTCAGCTTCTCGGCGAGCCGCTTGGCGCCCTCGTAGCTGAAGAACTCGTGGACGCTGCCGCCCATGTCATCGGCCATGCCGGGGGTCTGGTCCGGCCGCGGTGTGGTGCCGCTGGCGATGATCAGGTAGTCGTAGAGCAGCTCCTCGCCACCGACGAGCAGGACCTTGTTGTCCTCCGGCAGGACCTTGTCGACCTCGGCCTGGACCAGGTCGACCCCCTCGGGGATGAAGCGCTTGCGCGGCTTCACGATCTCCTCGGGCTGGTAGATGCCGAACGGGACGAACAGGTAACCGGGCTGGTAGTAGTGCGTGTCGCTCGGGTCGACAACAGTGATCTGCCACTCGTCGCGGGCCAGCCGCGGCCGCAGCTTGTTCACGGCCATCGTGCCTGCGGTTCCACCGCCGAGCACGAGCAGTCGCTTCATCCTGCGCTCCTTAGGTCCTTCGTCGGGGTGGCCACGCGAGACAGTGCCGCGGCCACTTTGGGTAGCGTGGACAGCACCTGCTGGCGCCGTCCGGGGTCGAGCTGGAACAGGTCGTCGGAGTCGTCACCGACTGGGGCCACACCGCCAGCGAGCACCATGCCGACCAGCTCTGAGCCGACCCGGATGAACGCCCGGGCACACTCGAAACCGAGGTGGCCGACGCGGAAGCGGGACTCGAAGTGGACGTCGTCGGCCAGCTGCCGCCACTCCGTGATGCACGCGGCCAGCGTCGCGGGGTCACCGGACTCGTGGAAGAAGCGGGCGCACGGGTTGATCACGTTGGTGACCGGCCGCCCCGTCATGTCCGTGACGACCATCATCACGTCCAGCGCGCCCGCGGCCACGTCGAGCACCGACTCGGCGATCTCGGCCGACAGCGGCGTGCCCAGGGGCTGGGACGAGGTCGTGTCGAACGCGGGGTTCGCGGCCGGCGCGGGGGTGCCGACCTCGAGCAGCGCGGCGATCCGGTCGGCCGGGAACCGCCACTGGCGGCCGATCTTCACGGCCGGCAGCCGGCCGTCGCCGGCCATCCGGTAGATGGTAGACCGGTCGATGTCGAGGAGCTGCTGAACCTCGTCGGCCGTGAGCAGACCCCGTGGCGCCCGCTCCTGCCTGCCCTGCATCTCCTGCACGTTGAGCACACTAGG from Actinomycetes bacterium encodes the following:
- a CDS encoding helix-turn-helix domain-containing protein — encoded protein: MQGRQERAPRGLLTADEVQQLLDIDRSTIYRMAGDGRLPAVKIGRQWRFPADRIAALLEVGTPAPAANPAFDTTSSQPLGTPLSAEIAESVLDVAAGALDVMMVVTDMTGRPVTNVINPCARFFHESGDPATLAACITEWRQLADDVHFESRFRVGHLGFECARAFIRVGSELVGMVLAGGVAPVGDDSDDLFQLDPGRRQQVLSTLPKVAAALSRVATPTKDLRSAG